In Haliscomenobacter hydrossis DSM 1100, the DNA window TATGGTCGTTCTGAACAAGTAATCGGAGAGTTAGCCGCCGAATTGGGCATCAGCGAAAAAATCTGGTTTGCCACCAAAGTCTGGACCACGGGCGAAAGTGCCGGAAAGCAACAAATCCAAAACTCCACGCGCTTTTTTAAAACCGCGCCTACTTTATTGCAGGTACACAACCTGCTCGATTATCAAACCCAGATCAAAACCCTCAGAGAACTGAAAGAAAATGGCAAGATCCGTTACATCGGCGCAACCCATTACCTCAACAGCAACCACGAAGACCTCGCCCGTTTGATCAAAACGGAGTCTCTTGATTTTATCCAGGTCAATTTGTCCATCCGCAGCCGGGCAGCGGAAAATTACCTCTTGCCCCTGGCCAAAGATCGGGGTGTTGCCGTCATCATCAATCGCCCATTTGAAACCGGAGACTTGTTTCAAATGGTTCAAAATAAACCACTGCCCGCCTGGGCAAGTGAATGGGGCATCAGCACCTGGGCCGCATTTTTTCTGAAGTACATCATCTCCAACCCCTGTGTCACCTGCACCATTCCGGCCACCCGGCAAGTTGCTCATGTTGTGGAAAACATGGCCGCCGCTTACGGGGATTTACCCGATGCCAACGCAAGGAAAAAGATGATAGAGTATTTTGAAAAATGAAAAATGAAAAATGAAAAGCAAGCACACACCTGGTTTTTTACCGTGTACTATTTTTTTTCATTTTTCGTTTTTCGTTTTTCGTTTTTCATTTTTCGTTTTTCGTTTTTCATTTTTTACTATCTCCCCGACGGTTTCGGAATCGCCTTACTCCCATCAATGACCGTTTCCAGACTGGATACTGCCGAAACCGCGAAGAAGCCCAGAACCTTCTTTGGGTTGGTTTGATCCAGGTTTTGAATGTTGGTGGGGATGTTGCTGGGCACGGTGGCAAAAATACCGCCATTGGTGGAGGCTGTGCGCACCAATTGTAGAAAGAAGAATGCTTCTTGGGGAATCGAGAACAATTCTATT includes these proteins:
- a CDS encoding aldo/keto reductase, translating into MNRRTFIQQGTLASTSLMAPAWLTTTTPSGQILRTIPATGEKIPAIGMGSWLTFDVSSSERASRKEVIKKFVELGGKTIDSSPMYGRSEQVIGELAAELGISEKIWFATKVWTTGESAGKQQIQNSTRFFKTAPTLLQVHNLLDYQTQIKTLRELKENGKIRYIGATHYLNSNHEDLARLIKTESLDFIQVNLSIRSRAAENYLLPLAKDRGVAVIINRPFETGDLFQMVQNKPLPAWASEWGISTWAAFFLKYIISNPCVTCTIPATRQVAHVVENMAAAYGDLPDANARKKMIEYFEK